The following proteins come from a genomic window of Pyxidicoccus sp. MSG2:
- the hisC gene encoding histidinol-phosphate transaminase — MRPLVPPYVETLKPYVPGKPIEETEREYGLKGVIKLASNENPLGPSPRAVEAMRTASTATHLYPDATSFHLVRRLATHVGVRPEEVVLGSGSNELIELLIRTFTTAEDEILLCKGSFSAYRISAQAHGRPFVEVPMKAGYQYDLDAMAKAVTPRTRMVFLANPDNPTGTAFSRQALEAFLAAVPPEVLVVHDEAYFEFVEWPEYASAVELFRQHPNLVALRTFSKIHGLAGVRLGYGIMDAKLAGYVHRTRMPFNLTVVAQAAGMAALEDTEHVQRTRDNNRQGLRYYAEALPKLGATLTHSHANFVFADFHRPAVELYELLLRKGVIVRPFASQGFPTCLRISVGTPRENERCVVALKEILT, encoded by the coding sequence ATGCGACCTCTCGTTCCACCCTACGTCGAGACCCTCAAGCCCTACGTCCCGGGCAAGCCGATTGAAGAGACCGAGCGTGAGTACGGCCTGAAGGGGGTCATCAAGCTCGCCTCGAACGAGAACCCGCTGGGCCCCTCGCCCCGTGCCGTGGAGGCCATGCGGACGGCCTCCACCGCGACGCACCTCTACCCGGACGCCACGTCCTTCCACCTCGTGCGCCGGCTGGCCACGCACGTGGGCGTGCGCCCGGAGGAAGTCGTGCTGGGCAGCGGCTCGAACGAGCTCATCGAGCTGCTCATCCGGACCTTCACCACGGCGGAGGACGAAATCCTCCTCTGCAAGGGCTCGTTCTCCGCGTACCGCATCTCCGCGCAGGCGCACGGGCGCCCGTTCGTGGAGGTTCCCATGAAGGCGGGCTACCAGTACGACCTGGACGCCATGGCGAAGGCCGTGACGCCGCGCACGCGGATGGTGTTCCTGGCCAACCCGGACAACCCCACGGGCACGGCCTTCTCGCGCCAGGCGCTGGAGGCCTTCCTCGCCGCGGTGCCCCCCGAAGTCCTCGTGGTGCACGACGAGGCCTACTTCGAGTTCGTGGAGTGGCCCGAGTACGCCAGCGCGGTGGAGCTGTTCCGCCAGCACCCCAACCTCGTGGCGCTGCGCACCTTCAGCAAGATTCACGGGCTGGCCGGCGTGCGCCTGGGCTACGGCATCATGGACGCGAAGCTCGCGGGCTACGTGCACCGCACGCGCATGCCGTTCAACCTGACTGTGGTGGCGCAGGCGGCGGGCATGGCCGCGCTGGAAGACACCGAGCACGTGCAGCGCACGCGCGACAACAACCGCCAGGGCCTGCGCTACTACGCGGAGGCGCTGCCGAAGCTGGGCGCGACGCTCACGCACAGCCACGCCAACTTCGTGTTCGCGGACTTCCACCGGCCGGCCGTGGAGCTGTACGAACTGTTGCTGCGCAAGGGCGTCATCGTCCGGCCCTTCGCGAGCCAGGGCTTCCCCACCTGCCTGCGCATCTCCGTGGGGACTCCCAGGGAAAACGAGCGTTGCGTGGTGGCACTGAAGGAGATTCTCACGTGA
- the cmk gene encoding (d)CMP kinase, which translates to MSTRPFIVAIDGPAGAGKSSVSKLLARRMGFALVDTGAIYRCVALMATREGIAFDDDAALESLLSRVHIHFQVVGEENHVFLAGQDVSGDIRTPEISMAASRVSGRPVVRAGLLQLQRRLALEAGKGAILEGRDIGTVVFPDADAKFFLEANPEVRARRRFEELFQKGVESTLEEVLADQMKRDKDDSARAVAPLKAAEDALRVDSSSSPLSEVVHSLEAEILRRMAARK; encoded by the coding sequence GTGAGCACGCGTCCCTTCATCGTCGCCATCGACGGCCCGGCCGGCGCGGGCAAGTCGTCCGTGTCCAAGCTGCTGGCGCGGCGGATGGGCTTCGCGCTGGTGGACACCGGCGCCATCTACCGCTGCGTGGCGCTGATGGCGACGCGTGAGGGGATTGCGTTCGACGATGACGCGGCCTTGGAATCACTGCTGAGCCGCGTGCACATCCACTTCCAGGTGGTGGGCGAGGAGAACCACGTGTTCCTGGCCGGGCAGGACGTGTCCGGGGACATCCGCACGCCGGAAATCTCCATGGCCGCGTCGCGGGTGTCCGGCCGTCCGGTGGTGCGCGCGGGGCTGTTGCAACTCCAGCGGCGGCTCGCGCTGGAGGCGGGGAAGGGCGCCATCCTGGAGGGGCGTGACATCGGCACGGTGGTCTTCCCCGACGCGGACGCCAAGTTCTTCCTGGAGGCCAACCCCGAGGTGCGCGCGCGGCGCCGCTTCGAGGAGCTGTTCCAGAAGGGCGTGGAGAGCACGCTGGAGGAGGTGCTCGCCGACCAGATGAAGCGCGACAAGGACGACTCCGCGCGCGCGGTGGCCCCGCTCAAGGCCGCGGAGGATGCCCTCCGCGTGGACTCCAGCAGCAGCCCCCTCTCCGAGGTGGTGCACTCGCTGGAGGCCGAAATCCTCCGCCGCATGGCCGCGCGGAAGTAG
- a CDS encoding transglycosylase SLT domain-containing protein produces MSWTGLVAGLVAGVALGQSPATLEAVRLHKSEAASLSRDELAACVAKKCPDAGRLALLAGTLALSDGQAAEARELLSAHPAPEALAPYHAFYLGQARFYAGDPVGAAADFARVLVAQPPAQLAARARARLGESLLEAGKAKEASAVLEGAAKATPTPELLYQRGISRGASGNRAGQVADLLAVALRYPTHPYADDAVKWLTEGTKPAAKLGFAERTRRADGFLDAGAAQRALDELDALEKGPKLAKPQQAKVALLRAQAYFGLKRLEDAEKALAVAEKGPPDVASEAALVVARRALRSDDNVRARTLMAALDAKYPAQAAGDEGAFFAGWLDLQGGRFADAVKSFTAFDTRYPRSRRRDEGLWFRALAHLRLEDYAKARATLESLVDAFPRSSMVPQARYWVARSRELEGAKADVVGPAYDALITTAPASFYALMAAERLKELGRTPPVHFPLPPKQLELPRPPELELAMELTRAGLFRDAADEVEAHAARLRTADQALPFAHALLKLGEYGQAHAVAARYLWGRAFGSREPDALAAFYPRAFPNAVEQAAAQAKVDPFLVWAIMRRESAFRPEVMSAADARGLMQIIPPTATAIAERLSEPAPAPADLFSPERNIRYGAWYLSRLMERFGHPVLAAAAYNAGPGPTVKWAQERGTLPLDLFVETIPFKETRGYVKQVVADLFLYHAFYDANGKGLRLSLKVPEPSVEGVTF; encoded by the coding sequence ATGAGTTGGACCGGGCTGGTGGCGGGTCTGGTTGCCGGGGTGGCCCTGGGGCAGTCTCCAGCGACGCTGGAGGCAGTGCGGCTGCACAAATCCGAGGCGGCGAGTCTTTCGCGGGACGAGCTGGCGGCCTGTGTCGCGAAGAAGTGCCCGGACGCCGGGCGGCTCGCGCTGCTGGCGGGCACGCTGGCCCTCTCCGATGGGCAGGCGGCCGAGGCAAGAGAGCTCCTGTCCGCTCACCCTGCCCCCGAGGCCCTCGCGCCCTACCACGCCTTCTACCTGGGCCAGGCGCGCTTCTACGCCGGGGACCCGGTGGGCGCCGCCGCGGACTTCGCCCGGGTGCTGGTGGCCCAGCCCCCCGCGCAGCTGGCGGCTCGCGCCCGCGCGCGCCTGGGCGAGTCCCTGCTCGAGGCCGGCAAGGCGAAGGAGGCGTCCGCGGTGCTTGAAGGCGCCGCGAAGGCCACGCCTACTCCGGAACTGTTGTATCAGCGTGGCATCTCTCGCGGAGCTTCGGGCAACCGCGCGGGCCAGGTGGCGGACCTGCTCGCGGTGGCGCTGCGCTACCCCACGCACCCCTACGCGGATGACGCGGTGAAGTGGCTCACCGAGGGCACGAAGCCCGCCGCGAAGCTGGGCTTCGCCGAGCGCACCCGCCGCGCGGACGGCTTCCTGGACGCGGGCGCGGCGCAGCGGGCGCTGGACGAGCTGGACGCGCTGGAGAAGGGCCCGAAGCTGGCGAAGCCCCAGCAGGCGAAGGTGGCGCTCCTGCGCGCGCAGGCCTACTTCGGGCTGAAGCGGCTGGAGGACGCGGAGAAGGCGCTCGCGGTGGCGGAGAAGGGCCCGCCGGACGTGGCCTCCGAGGCGGCGCTGGTGGTGGCGCGGCGCGCGCTGCGCTCCGACGACAACGTGCGGGCCCGGACGCTGATGGCGGCGCTGGACGCGAAGTACCCCGCGCAGGCCGCGGGGGATGAAGGCGCCTTCTTCGCGGGCTGGTTGGACTTGCAGGGAGGTCGCTTCGCTGACGCGGTGAAGTCCTTCACCGCCTTCGACACGCGCTACCCGCGCTCGCGCCGCCGCGACGAGGGGCTGTGGTTCCGGGCGCTCGCGCACCTGCGACTGGAGGACTACGCGAAGGCCCGCGCGACGCTGGAGTCGCTGGTGGACGCCTTCCCGCGCAGCAGCATGGTGCCGCAGGCCCGCTACTGGGTGGCTCGCAGCCGAGAGCTGGAGGGTGCGAAGGCGGACGTGGTGGGCCCGGCGTACGACGCCCTCATCACCACCGCGCCGGCGTCCTTCTACGCGCTGATGGCGGCCGAGCGGCTGAAGGAACTGGGACGCACGCCGCCCGTCCACTTCCCGCTGCCGCCGAAGCAGCTGGAGCTGCCCCGCCCGCCGGAGCTGGAGCTGGCGATGGAGCTGACGCGCGCGGGCCTGTTCCGCGACGCGGCGGACGAGGTGGAGGCACACGCGGCCCGGCTGCGCACGGCGGACCAGGCGCTGCCCTTCGCGCACGCCCTGCTCAAGCTGGGCGAGTACGGCCAGGCGCACGCGGTGGCGGCGCGCTACCTCTGGGGCCGCGCCTTCGGCTCGCGCGAGCCGGATGCGCTCGCGGCCTTCTACCCACGCGCCTTCCCCAACGCGGTGGAGCAGGCCGCGGCGCAGGCGAAGGTGGACCCGTTCCTCGTCTGGGCCATCATGCGGCGCGAGAGCGCCTTCCGCCCGGAGGTCATGAGCGCGGCGGACGCGCGTGGGCTGATGCAGATCATCCCTCCCACCGCCACGGCCATCGCCGAGCGCCTGTCGGAGCCGGCCCCCGCGCCCGCGGACCTCTTCTCCCCCGAGCGAAACATCCGCTACGGCGCCTGGTACCTCTCACGGCTGATGGAGCGCTTCGGTCACCCGGTGCTCGCGGCCGCGGCCTACAACGCCGGCCCGGGCCCCACGGTGAAGTGGGCGCAGGAGCGCGGCACGCTGCCCCTGGACCTCTTCGTGGAGACGATTCCCTTCAAGGAGACGCGCGGCTACGTGAAGCAGGTGGTGGCGGACCTGTTCCTCTACCACGCGTTCTACGACGCGAATGGCAAGGGCCTGCGGCTGTCGCTCAAGGTGCCGGAGCCCTCGGTGGAGGGCGTCACCTTCTGA
- a CDS encoding CAP domain-containing protein has translation MIALLALGAFLAAAPSASVGDMEAEGARHVVREFERVGRRAPAQDATLGAAARRLALEALTGDTTGAPDLFSLTEAVSDAGGADPTPRTLVIRAWTPRNGLETFLARSDFNTERASHFGLGVARVGERTAFVLLLSDRKAELQPFPRNLAGGERASRTLCGTLVAPLRNPDVYVTRPDGDVDRVSITRRGPNGEFCARLELATPGSYTVEVVGKAGAGPEVAALFLTQLGAPRQRGARAEDTEPTTLNEARAAVYERINSLRRAHRLPELAPDPVLDRVAQAYSDRMASEGFFAHVAPDGSTLTQRLPDDARYVRAGENLGLASGPLAAHFGIEHSPGHRRNLLDSGFRFMGVGVTFRKVDGREEAILTEVYTAASPAAQNIGDPQQEAYDTLARWRTSRKLPPLERSQALDALAQAHARRALELDQPSAQPGGAPLHERVFQVLPDAGTAAVDFFVVSDPTALPESRSLADATNNRVGVGVVRGDSRRFGVKQYWVAVIYAAVR, from the coding sequence ATGATTGCCCTGCTCGCGCTCGGCGCCTTCCTGGCCGCGGCCCCTTCTGCGTCCGTGGGGGACATGGAGGCCGAGGGCGCGCGCCACGTGGTGCGCGAGTTCGAGCGCGTGGGCCGTCGTGCGCCCGCACAGGACGCCACCCTGGGCGCGGCGGCGCGGCGGCTCGCCCTCGAGGCGCTCACCGGGGACACCACCGGAGCGCCGGACCTGTTCTCCCTCACCGAGGCCGTCAGCGACGCGGGAGGCGCGGACCCGACGCCGCGCACGCTCGTCATCCGCGCCTGGACGCCCAGGAACGGCCTGGAGACGTTCCTCGCGCGCTCGGACTTCAACACCGAGCGGGCCTCCCACTTCGGCCTGGGCGTGGCGCGGGTGGGCGAGCGCACCGCCTTCGTGCTGCTGCTGTCGGACCGCAAGGCGGAGCTGCAGCCCTTCCCGCGAAACCTGGCCGGCGGCGAGCGCGCCTCGCGCACGCTCTGCGGCACCCTGGTGGCGCCCCTTCGCAACCCCGACGTCTACGTCACCCGCCCGGACGGCGACGTGGACCGGGTGTCCATCACCCGCCGCGGCCCCAACGGGGAGTTCTGCGCCCGCCTCGAGCTCGCCACGCCCGGCAGCTACACGGTGGAGGTCGTGGGCAAGGCGGGCGCCGGCCCGGAGGTGGCGGCCCTCTTCCTCACCCAGCTCGGCGCGCCCCGCCAGCGCGGCGCGCGCGCGGAGGACACCGAGCCCACCACGCTGAACGAGGCCCGCGCGGCCGTGTACGAGCGCATCAACTCGCTGCGCCGCGCGCACCGCCTGCCGGAATTGGCGCCGGACCCGGTGCTGGACCGCGTGGCGCAGGCGTACAGCGACCGCATGGCGTCCGAGGGCTTCTTCGCCCACGTGGCACCGGACGGCTCCACGCTGACGCAGCGGCTGCCGGACGACGCCCGCTACGTGCGCGCCGGGGAGAACCTGGGCCTCGCGTCCGGGCCGCTCGCCGCGCACTTCGGCATCGAGCACAGCCCCGGCCACCGCCGCAACCTGCTGGACTCCGGCTTCCGCTTCATGGGCGTGGGCGTCACCTTCCGGAAGGTGGACGGACGGGAAGAAGCCATCCTTACCGAGGTCTACACCGCCGCTTCCCCCGCGGCGCAGAACATCGGGGACCCGCAGCAGGAGGCCTACGACACGCTCGCCCGCTGGCGCACGTCGCGCAAGCTGCCACCTCTGGAGCGCAGCCAGGCGCTGGACGCCCTGGCGCAGGCCCACGCGCGGCGCGCGCTGGAGTTGGACCAACCGTCGGCGCAGCCCGGTGGGGCGCCGCTGCACGAGCGGGTGTTCCAGGTGCTGCCGGACGCGGGCACGGCGGCGGTGGACTTCTTCGTCGTGTCGGACCCGACGGCTCTGCCGGAGTCTCGCAGTCTCGCGGACGCCACCAACAACCGGGTGGGCGTAGGCGTGGTGCGGGGAGACTCCCGTCGCTTCGGCGTCAAACAATACTGGGTGGCCGTCATCTACGCCGCGGTCCGCTGA
- a CDS encoding DUF721 domain-containing protein, with protein sequence MARSEPKTLESLLPRVLARLAEESGRGQALTPVWASVVGPHLARHTRPHALQGTTLVVTVEGEEWARSLEAEAASLCEQLNARLGADSVKALTFRMESR encoded by the coding sequence ATGGCGCGAAGCGAGCCGAAGACCCTCGAGAGCCTCCTCCCCCGTGTGCTGGCCCGCCTCGCGGAGGAGTCCGGCCGTGGCCAGGCGCTGACGCCCGTGTGGGCCTCGGTGGTGGGCCCCCACCTCGCCCGCCACACCCGCCCCCATGCCCTGCAGGGCACCACGCTGGTGGTGACGGTGGAAGGCGAGGAGTGGGCACGGAGCCTGGAGGCCGAGGCGGCCTCGCTGTGCGAGCAGCTCAACGCGCGGCTCGGGGCGGACTCGGTGAAGGCCCTCACGTTCCGGATGGAGAGCCGATGA
- a CDS encoding carboxypeptidase-like regulatory domain-containing protein, whose translation MSPSPRSHPLVGPACALLLLALAGCASDEDMGPLIPGDTPPPRTCAVDQDCPNAALFFCDTAVARCAPACRTPSDCRADRRGEYALPECDGSPLGCQCDLNRCLPGVCAADADCGAERVCRDGACVTPPSADLAVACEVTPDVVVGRPGMSVEFSVWARTREGTPLVPREGATWRSLAPAVKGGGTGHGAAFTLAEPGDEREAVEARVGGATCRARITVLPAEVPPGGVRVLVVDELTGRPVPLATVAVSSTKDSVTASTVTGPQGAAWVPATGEVALSVFHPSYGYLTLARHDATGARDVRLALRRNPLDRAGGVRGAFDAGEKPDATAQALRMGVAGLSVPGLPAELSPEALLGPEREVEVGLGTSRRRLKLPSGAGVWLAGTPPLEVRAPGVAGVCDMSPDGELEPEAAVREGACGTRAAWALQGALPLRELPLNALEPGTDPLLLLGQLVPGSPRFASTVLRDTRFSLAPTPGGDTGTPELDAVEYPRAVSFEKGGVRLAFPFAVRVPELPRYRDAYLDRAYVLATVAAPGRGLVPLGLGAATNVAPADPNTDKDARLSDAGLVLVRMAPAHGGLEGQPYRLVVAATSGAARDGAASAVATTTLVAELPALDFDPTGARPVDLRSGFLGIPEDARYNFDPATYQGLAGRQFRADVDEDASLVRVVFTDRAGRRWTVLADPASAREGFLVPRPPAGFEDRTAWGDVLGSRARLQVEVLVVGGPASKDRLGPSRLAAADGPGLEHVSDLTRAVSALDVGRPEVTWLYPELEGQGLVRGSAVRVRVTGFRVGSGDDADGQVRLSLRGGSGCAGTVLLGDEDVSQGQGEVELQLPATCSGMGVTLTAELADPDGVPLRPPVAAVRGVDIP comes from the coding sequence ATGAGCCCCTCACCTCGTTCCCACCCGCTGGTCGGCCCCGCATGCGCGCTGCTGCTGCTGGCCCTGGCCGGCTGCGCGTCGGACGAAGACATGGGGCCCCTCATTCCAGGAGACACGCCGCCGCCGCGCACGTGCGCGGTGGACCAGGACTGTCCGAACGCGGCGCTCTTCTTCTGCGACACCGCCGTCGCGCGCTGCGCCCCCGCGTGCCGCACCCCCAGCGACTGCCGCGCGGACCGGCGCGGCGAGTACGCGCTGCCCGAGTGCGACGGCTCACCCCTGGGCTGTCAGTGTGACTTGAACCGGTGCCTGCCGGGCGTGTGCGCGGCGGACGCGGACTGCGGTGCGGAGAGGGTGTGTCGCGATGGCGCCTGCGTGACGCCACCCTCCGCGGACCTGGCGGTCGCCTGCGAGGTGACGCCGGACGTCGTCGTGGGCCGCCCGGGCATGTCCGTCGAGTTCAGCGTGTGGGCCCGGACGCGCGAGGGCACGCCGCTGGTGCCGCGCGAGGGCGCGACGTGGCGCTCGCTCGCGCCGGCCGTGAAGGGTGGGGGCACGGGGCATGGCGCCGCCTTCACCCTCGCCGAGCCCGGCGACGAGCGTGAGGCGGTGGAGGCCCGCGTGGGAGGCGCCACCTGCCGTGCTCGCATCACCGTGCTGCCCGCGGAGGTGCCGCCAGGCGGCGTGCGCGTGCTGGTGGTGGATGAGCTCACCGGACGCCCGGTGCCGCTGGCCACCGTGGCGGTGTCCTCCACGAAGGACAGCGTGACGGCCAGCACGGTGACGGGGCCCCAGGGCGCCGCGTGGGTGCCGGCCACGGGAGAGGTGGCCTTGTCCGTCTTCCACCCGAGCTACGGCTACCTCACGCTGGCGCGCCATGACGCAACGGGCGCGCGCGACGTGCGGCTGGCCCTGCGGCGCAACCCGCTGGACCGCGCTGGCGGCGTGCGCGGCGCCTTCGACGCGGGAGAGAAGCCGGATGCGACGGCGCAGGCGCTGAGGATGGGGGTTGCGGGCCTGTCCGTGCCGGGGCTCCCCGCCGAGCTGTCTCCGGAGGCCTTGCTGGGGCCCGAGCGCGAGGTGGAGGTCGGCCTGGGGACCAGCCGGCGGCGCCTGAAGCTGCCTTCGGGCGCGGGCGTGTGGCTGGCCGGCACGCCGCCCCTGGAGGTGCGCGCGCCCGGCGTGGCGGGCGTCTGTGACATGTCCCCGGACGGCGAGCTGGAGCCGGAGGCGGCGGTGCGAGAGGGCGCCTGTGGCACCCGCGCCGCGTGGGCCCTGCAGGGCGCGTTGCCGCTGCGGGAGCTGCCGCTGAATGCGCTGGAGCCGGGGACGGACCCGTTGTTGCTGCTGGGGCAGTTGGTGCCGGGCTCGCCGCGCTTCGCCTCGACGGTGCTGCGAGACACGCGCTTCTCCCTGGCCCCCACGCCCGGTGGCGACACCGGGACGCCGGAACTGGACGCGGTGGAATACCCGCGCGCCGTGTCCTTCGAAAAGGGCGGCGTGCGGCTGGCCTTCCCCTTCGCCGTGCGCGTGCCGGAGCTGCCGCGCTACCGCGACGCGTACCTGGACCGCGCCTACGTGCTGGCCACGGTGGCCGCGCCCGGCCGGGGCCTGGTGCCGCTGGGGCTGGGCGCCGCGACGAACGTGGCCCCGGCGGACCCCAACACGGACAAGGACGCGCGGCTGTCCGATGCCGGGCTGGTGCTGGTGCGCATGGCCCCCGCGCACGGCGGCCTGGAGGGACAGCCGTACCGCCTCGTCGTGGCCGCCACCTCTGGAGCCGCGCGCGACGGCGCGGCCTCGGCCGTGGCCACCACCACGCTGGTGGCGGAGCTGCCGGCGCTGGACTTCGACCCGACGGGCGCCCGGCCCGTGGACCTGCGCTCGGGCTTCCTCGGCATCCCCGAGGACGCCCGCTACAACTTCGACCCCGCCACGTACCAGGGGCTCGCGGGCCGGCAGTTCCGCGCCGACGTGGACGAGGACGCCAGCCTGGTGCGCGTCGTCTTCACCGACCGCGCCGGTCGCCGCTGGACGGTGCTCGCGGACCCGGCGTCCGCCCGTGAGGGCTTCCTCGTGCCCCGCCCGCCGGCCGGCTTCGAGGACCGCACCGCCTGGGGCGACGTCCTGGGCTCGCGCGCGCGCCTCCAGGTGGAGGTGCTCGTCGTGGGCGGCCCCGCGTCCAAGGACAGGCTGGGCCCGTCCCGCCTCGCCGCGGCGGATGGCCCGGGGCTGGAGCACGTGAGCGACTTGACGCGCGCCGTGTCCGCGCTGGATGTGGGGCGTCCGGAGGTGACGTGGTTGTACCCGGAGCTGGAGGGCCAGGGGCTCGTCCGGGGAAGCGCCGTGCGCGTGCGCGTCACCGGCTTCCGGGTGGGCTCGGGCGACGACGCTGACGGCCAGGTGCGCCTGTCCCTGCGAGGGGGCTCCGGCTGCGCGGGCACCGTGCTGCTCGGGGACGAGGACGTGTCCCAGGGCCAGGGCGAGGTGGAGCTGCAGCTGCCGGCCACCTGCTCGGGCATGGGGGTGACACTCACGGCCGAGCTGGCGGACCCCGACGGCGTCCCCCTGCGCCCGCCCGTCGCCGCCGTGCGTGGCGTGGATATCCCCTGA
- a CDS encoding GGDEF domain-containing protein — MQKETVVTVISKISDRPVNLDAALVVIYGLDLGRKFDLTREETLIGRSSKADIQIDQESVSRNHAGITNTREGVRIRDLGSTNGTFINDELVEGTRDLRNGDLVKIGRTIFKYIAGGNIEAAYHDEIYRLTTMDGLTQIYNRRYFDEQLDREMSRSRRYERVLSLVLLDIDHFKKVNDQFGHLAGDSVLKQLASTVRTKIRREDVFARYGGEEFAILLPEVGLGGTRQLAEKARRLVEKQRFEFDKQPIPVTVSVGIATLEPQHRESGDLVRTADERLYEAKTAGRNRVVG; from the coding sequence GTGCAGAAGGAGACGGTCGTCACGGTCATCTCGAAGATCTCCGACCGGCCGGTCAACCTCGACGCGGCGCTGGTGGTGATCTACGGACTGGACCTGGGGCGGAAGTTCGACCTCACGCGCGAGGAGACGCTCATCGGGCGCTCGTCGAAAGCGGACATCCAGATCGACCAGGAGTCGGTGAGCCGCAACCACGCGGGCATCACCAACACGCGCGAAGGCGTGCGCATCCGCGACCTGGGCTCCACCAACGGCACGTTCATCAACGACGAGCTGGTGGAAGGCACCCGGGACTTGCGCAACGGCGACCTGGTGAAGATTGGCCGCACCATCTTCAAGTACATCGCCGGCGGCAACATCGAGGCGGCGTACCACGATGAGATCTACCGGCTGACCACCATGGACGGCCTGACGCAGATCTACAACCGCCGCTACTTCGACGAGCAGCTGGACCGGGAGATGTCGCGCAGCCGGCGCTACGAGCGCGTGCTGTCGCTGGTGCTGCTGGACATCGACCACTTCAAGAAGGTGAACGACCAGTTCGGGCACCTGGCGGGTGACTCGGTGCTGAAGCAACTGGCGTCCACCGTGCGCACGAAGATTCGCCGCGAGGACGTCTTCGCCCGCTACGGCGGCGAGGAGTTCGCCATCCTCCTGCCCGAGGTGGGGCTGGGGGGTACGCGGCAGCTCGCGGAGAAGGCGCGGCGACTGGTGGAGAAGCAGCGCTTCGAATTCGACAAGCAGCCCATCCCCGTCACCGTGTCGGTGGGCATCGCCACGCTGGAGCCCCAGCACCGCGAGTCCGGTGACCTGGTGCGCACGGCGGACGAGCGGCTCTACGAGGCCAAGACGGCGGGCCGCAACCGCGTGGTGGGCTGA